One window of Pelmatolapia mariae isolate MD_Pm_ZW linkage group LG18, Pm_UMD_F_2, whole genome shotgun sequence genomic DNA carries:
- the LOC134617620 gene encoding caspase-8-like, producing MSAQNAITSNKTAIHEILSGDFRLILNKVHENKLITQREYNNLKSINNANVEAHVIELVDKIMNKGEEKCKDFLNLLQTDGDVKGTFPQLASLQLTYTPLLSKPVQVSSCQQDVLPQDGNRSKDVYQINSRPVGLCVIINNEDFLDGKPRRGTDKDAQSLAEVFSWLGFRVLMCKDLTKDQMDQALTFVAGLADMSQLQKFNFKEWNGSSFVDPQQVLEHGDAFICSILSHGDKCVVWGTDKKPLPIKEITRKFRGCDQSVLTGKPKVFLIQACQGGKIQRGVQLMETDDDTSPSTITEDADFLVAMATVEDHAAVRNPLDGSWFVQSLCEQLRERCPRGEDIVSILHFVNDDVAHRKGWYRSPSGEVKPARQMPEPKFTLRKKLVLQPQHS from the exons ATGTCGGCCCAAAATGCAATAACGAGCAATAAAACAGCCATTCATGAGATTCTGTCCGGAGACTTCAGGCTAATTCTCAACAAAGTGCATGAGAATAAGCTGATCACTCAGCGGGAGTACAACAATCTTAAAAGCATCAACAATGCAAATGTGGAGGCACACGTCATTGAGCTCGTGGATAAGATCATGaataaaggagaagaaaaatgcAAAGACTTCCTGAACCTCCTGCAAACCGATGGCGACGTTAAAGGAACTTTCCCTCAGCTGGCGAGTTTACAGCTGACTTACACCCCCCTTTTATCCAAGCCTGTCCAAGTGTCCTCATGTCAGCAag ATGTTCTGCCACAAGATGGAAATAGGTCAAAG GATGTTTATCAAATCAACAGCCGGCCCGTCGGCCTCTGCGTGATCATAAACAATGAGGACTTCTTGGATGGTAAACCAAGAAGAGGGACAGATAAAGATGCCC AAAGCTTGGCAGAGGTGTTCAGCTGGCTGGGCTTCAGAGTGCTGATGTGCAAAGACCTGACCAAGGATCAGATGGATCAGGCACTGACGTTTGTCGCTGGCCTGGCAGACATGTCTCAGCTGCAGAAGTTCAACTTTAAAGAGTGGAATGGCAGCAGCTTTGTTGATCCTCAGCAGGTTCTTGAGCACGGTGATGCTTTCATCTGCTCTATTCTGAGTCACGGGGATAAATGTGTTGTTTGGGGAACTGACAAGAAACCCCTCCCCATTAAAGAAATTACCAGAAAGTTCAGGGGGTGTGACCAGTCAGTCCTCACCGGCAAGCCCAAAGTGTTCCTGATCCAGGCCTGCCAAGGAGGTAAGATACAGCGTGGAGTGCAGCTGATGGAGACTGATGATGATACTTCACCATCGACCATCACTGAGGATGCTGATTTTCTGGTTGCCATGGCCACTGTTGAAGATCATGCTGCAGTTAGAAATCCATTAGATGGAAGCTGGTTCGTTCAGTCTCTTTGTGAGCAGCTGAGGGAGCGCTGTCCCAG GGGTGAGGACATTGTCTCCATCCTCCACTTCGTGAACGATGACGTAGCACATAGAAAGGGCTGGTATCGCTCCCCGTCTGGTGAAGTCAAGCCAGCCAGGCAGATGCCTGAACCGAAGTTCACTCTGAGGAAGAAACTTGTGCTGCAACCTCAGCACAGCTGA
- the LOC134617618 gene encoding caspase-8-like, protein MSAEDTVRRNKTAIQTILSGDYRLILNKVFENFLITRGDYINLKSINGKDVEGHVTELVDKIMSKGDDTCRAFLNLLQTDEKIQTTFPQLNNTPFLPKPDQASLLQHDGSSQMESIQACAGGSRSVIQSLYSTLEDELDSTEVAALCFLCRDVVSRSHLKGITNIKDLFSRLKEKGALQNNHFLSQLLSTIDRVDLVRSLGIDGKRSKDTDESPVLSQYRVMLYKLYDAMINDNLAIMKFLLRSKLGKNKLDQCKTVLDVFAEMEKKDLISHTNVSVLHDVLQKLDNQELAKIVENYIQGIQQQQQQMLPPHRFFDKNEFHLPLSVTETQSTCRGEIIYTDARSQPISLPDQSEYYTLTHKSHGLCVVINNEIFTGTNLNNRRGTQKDADALNTVFTRLGFKVLIHNNLTAAQMQNEIRMYSKRNFVNDDALVVCVLSHGEKGCVFGTDGEKVFLQDMMLPFTSGRTPTLAGKPKLFFIEASQSDGYEKGHCPSSLGPGEEREKQFFLEGNSEADFLIGMATVKGFISFRNKVTGCIYTQELCRQLTRSAESQEMDDLLTVLTRVNREVHQREFYQNYKQMPEARYTLTKKLVLKSVSPDCDQK, encoded by the exons ATGTCTGCCGAAGACACCGTGAGGAGAAATAAAACAGCCATCCAAACAATTCTGTCCGGAGACTACAGGCTGATCCTCAACAAAGTTTTTGAGAACTTCCTGATCACTCGTGGGGACTACATCAACCTTAAAAGTATCAATGGGAAAGATGTGGAGGGACACGTTACTGAGCTCGTGGATAAGATCATGAGTAAAGGAGACGATACCTGCAGAGCTTTTCTGAACCTCCTGCAAACTGatgaaaaaatacaaactacATTCCCTCAGCTGAACAACACTCCGTTTCTACCTAAGCCTGACCAAGCTTCTTTACTTCAGCATG ATGGCTCCAGTCAAATGGAG TCCATccaggcctgtgctggtggGAGCAGGTCTGTGATACAAAGCTTGTACTCAACTCTAGAAGACGAGCTGGACTCTACTGAGGTGGCAGCACTTTGCTTCCTGTGTCGTGATGTTGTTAGTAGAAGTCATCTGAAAGGG ATCACTAATATCAAAGACCTGTTCTCAAGATTAAAGGAAAAAGGTGCCCTGCAGAACAATCATTTCCTTTCTCAGCTTCTCTCAACTATTGATCGAGTAGACCTCGTCAGGTCCCTGGGCATAGATGGCAAACGATCGAAGGACACAGATGAGAGTCCTGTTCTGTCACAGTACAG GGTGATGCTGTACAAATTATACGATGCCATGATTAACGACAATCTCGCAATCATGAAGTTTCTACTGAGGTCAAAGCTGGGCAAAAACAAACTGGATCAATGCAAA ACAGTGCTGGATGTGTTTGCTGAGATGGAAAAGAAAGATTTAATATCACACACAAATGTCAGTGTGTTGCATGACGTACTCCAAAAGCTTGATAATCAAGAGCTGGCAAAGATAGTAGAGAACTACATTCAAG gaatccagcagcagcagcagcagatgttACCTCCTCAT AGGTTTTTTGACAAAAATGAATTCCATCTTCCTCTGTCTGTAACTGAAACTCAGTCCACCT GCAGAGGAGAGATTATTTACACTGATGCACGATCACAGCCCATCTCTCTTCCTGATCAG TCAGAATACTACACTTTGACTCATAAGTCTCATGGTTTATGTGTGGTTATCAATAATGAGATCTTCACTGGAACAAATCTAAATAATCGAAGAGGAACTCAGAAGGATGCAG ATGCTCTGAACACAGTGTTCACACGCTTAGGCTTTAAAGTGCTGATACACAACAACCTGACTGCAGCAcaaatgcaaaatgaaataagAATGTACAGCAAGAGGAATTTTGTGAATGACGATGCCTTG GTGGTATGCGTGCTTTCCCATGGAGAAAAGGGGTGTGTCTTTGGCACTGATGGGGAAAAGGTGTTCCTGCAAGATATGATGCTCCCGTTTACAAGTGGAAGAACCCCAACCTTAGCAGGGAAGCCCAAACTCTTCTTCATTGAAGCAAGTCAGAGTGATGGATACGAGAAAGGTCACTGTCCCAGCAGCTTGGGGCcaggagaggagagggagaaacAATTCTTCCTGGAAGGAAATTCAGAAGCAGACTTTCTGATAGGCATGGCCACTGTGAAGGGGTTCATATCATTTCGAAACAAAGTCACAGGATGCATCTACACCCAGGAGCTCTGCAGGCAGTTGACAAGATCAGCAGAAAG TCAGGAGATGGATGATCTCCTCACTGTCCTGACACGTGTGAACAGGGAGGTCCACCAAAGAGAGTTTTACCAGAATTACAAACAAATGCCAGAGGCCAGATACACCCTCACCAAGAAGCTCGTCCTCAAATCTGTGTCACCTGACTGTGACCAAAAATAA